In Erigeron canadensis isolate Cc75 chromosome 8, C_canadensis_v1, whole genome shotgun sequence, the DNA window TATTATTAGCATtcatgtaacaaaaaaaaaaagataacagTTTTGAATAGTGAGAAATGGATAGTGAAGATGCAGGATCAGCCCCATCAACACCAGTCACACCAGGGACACCAGGTGCACCACTCTTTGGTGGGTTCAGACCAGATAGGAACCATCATGGTCCCAATGCCTTCAGGAAATCACTTCTAAGTAGCTTCAAATGTTTTAGTGTTGAAACTTTGGTTAAGGAAGAAGGCACTTTGCCTACTGTTGCTTGTTTCTTACCACCTCCCCCTATCTCACTAGCTAGAAAGGTTTGTCTTTCTTCATGGGccaatttcaagaaaaaaatatttattgaaaTGTGGAATTTGATTTGTGCTAGTTGTTGTTAACAGGTTGGAGCTGAGTTCATAGGCACTATGATACTTATATTTGCAGGAACTGCTACAGCCATAGTGAACCAAAAGACACCAGGGTCCGAGAGCCTAATCGGGCTAGCTGGCTCGTCCGGGCTTGCTGTTATGATCGTTATACTATCTACAGGTCACATCTCAGGAGCCCATTTGAACCCATCAATCACTATAGCTTTTGCTGCCCTCAAACATTTTCCATGGAAACATGTAAGCATTTTACGCATTTGTACACTGTACAGTACTATACTCTGATTAACTTACTGTGTATGACTAATTAAatattgttgtgtacatatcaCTTCGTATTAATGCTTAGAAACTAACTAGTACAGTATAATATTGATGATATATttgggttatatatataggtaccATTGTACATAGGGGCACAAATATTGGCATCAATTTGTGCAGCATTTACATTGAAAGTTGTGTTTGACCCAATGATGGGAGGGGGAGTGACTGTTCCTTCTGTGAACTATGCACAAGCTTATGCTTTGGAGTTCATCATTAGCTTCAATCTTATGTTTGTGGTCACTGCTGTTGCCACCGACACTAGAGCTGTAAGACcatattttctttcttcttttactTTCTCAATTTACTTTTTAGTGCTGTTTTGGTAAAATGTTCATGCTGGATGTGTGGTTGCAGTAGGCAAAATGGTCATGTTCATTGAGTTGAGTGAGAAGTTAAAACAACAAAGGGTCAAAttgttttattcttttttgaCACGAGGTTGACCTCAAGAAATGTCTTACTTTGAATATTGTGAGTCGTAATTTTtgaactttgactttaaatatatatttttgtgttatataaaacttgatgaaagttatatcattaaaaacatttctaaaacacaatcaattcatataactttcatcaactattatctAACACACAAAAATTTATCTAAAGTCAAAGTTGTAAAAattagactttgaaaattcacaaCACTGACACTTCTAATTGAATGAAGGAAGGTATAATTTGTATAAAATTGAGTGCCTCATGTATCTTTTttagaattattattatatgaatgGACAAATTTGGAACAGTTAGGCTCGTTACATATAATGAACTTCAATTCCTAAATCCAACTATTTAACTAAAGAACATTTTCTTGGAATAACTTTACATTTcgttcatatttaaatattcCTTTGGCAAATACTACATAGTAAACTTCCAAAACTCGCTATCGTGAGTGCCTAATGATCTATTCGCTAAGTCCCTGTGTTTTCTAACGATCACATGGTGGTTGCGCACATGCCCACATCGCGCTTGCCATGTCTGCTTTCATGTCATTGCTAtgttcatcaatcatcattacAGGCAATGGGAATATGTTATAATTAATAAGACCTTTTCTATCCAATGCATGCGAATATAGAATCAAAATTTCGAGTTCTACTTTTTTACCTCAATCTTTCTAACACAAGAAAACCAGCACGTACAAATGTCCTTATGATATCTTTAATACCCAATTGATAACAATATATTGGGTAACGTTATTTATGCCACCAATAGTAACTGGATGCATTCATTTATGTCCACATGTAGTATAGTAttcatttgtttaattaatGCTGGATCCAAGAGATGGGGGGCGTGGCTCATAAGTCAATGGTTGaagtttgaaaaaaactttGAGTAGGTGTTCCAGTGAACTTCAATTATATATGATACTTGACATATGATTAgccaaatatttatttttatattggtATTGGGTGTGATGATTTTGGACTGTCTCTGATCTTGTAGATTTGTTATCATGGGTCGTAGAACAATCTCAAGAAAACCTTTTTCACTCTTTTAATTATGTACCAGTTTTATCATATTAGTGTTATGTCACTGATTTTAAACCATGTCAATTAATGATACCTCTTTAgttcacttttttatttttcaattatttaatcacaataatttaaaaactttacacatgtatataaaatttgtagGTTACTTTCTTGTTATGGGGTGAGTTTTGAATGCAACTACATTGGGGTTATAAGTGGGGCTTTGTACAATTTGGGCTCAAATCGATCATAACATTGTTAGTTTTTTGTATGGTAAAAAAGATGATTTGGTTCATTATAGTGCATATTTTAAAGTGATGGTTTAGCATATTCTCATTTAGATACATGGACCAGTGACTGTTCCTATCAGAATTAGGAAAAGCTAACCCGATTCTTATTTTACGTCAGGTTGGCGAGCTAGCAGGAATCGCAGTGGGAGCAACTGTCATGCTAAATATTCTCATTGCTGGGTACAAAACTAACTCTTTTCCCAGAACCACTCGTTTCGTTTTCAGACTCTAACTTAGGTACAAAATATCAGTAGAACTTGGATTCGCAGGATAAATATCTAAcactatataagtatatatcaaATCCAACACTAGACCTTTCTTTCTTTGATAAACCAAAGATTTAACCGCTAATCTATAGTATTGTAGGTCAAAATTAAGCAGTAGACTAACTATAACCCAAAATGGCTCCTTTTCTTgcaaatatttgaaaattttctCTTATGTACGTTGTTATTGATGAAAGACACATCAATCTTGGTATAGGCCAATCACAGGAGGATCAATGAATCCAGTAAGAACATTAGGACCGGCAATAGctgcaaacaacttcaaaggCCTCTGGATCTACCTTACAGCTCCCATACTTGGTGCATTAGCCGGTGCAGGAGTTTACACAGCAGTGAAACTGCCCGAAGAGGATAATGACCCTAATAAGCCTCTGAGAACATAGTTTCAATTCAGAAGATGAGATCAAGAACTCGTATAAAATTATCACTGCTATGCCAATTCTTATAAGACCGGATACTTTACTAAAAGTCTTCGAAGGGTA includes these proteins:
- the LOC122578184 gene encoding aquaporin NIP6-1, producing MDSEDAGSAPSTPVTPGTPGAPLFGGFRPDRNHHGPNAFRKSLLSSFKCFSVETLVKEEGTLPTVACFLPPPPISLARKVGAEFIGTMILIFAGTATAIVNQKTPGSESLIGLAGSSGLAVMIVILSTGHISGAHLNPSITIAFAALKHFPWKHVPLYIGAQILASICAAFTLKVVFDPMMGGGVTVPSVNYAQAYALEFIISFNLMFVVTAVATDTRAVGELAGIAVGATVMLNILIAGPITGGSMNPVRTLGPAIAANNFKGLWIYLTAPILGALAGAGVYTAVKLPEEDNDPNKPLRT